A genome region from Eurosta solidaginis isolate ZX-2024a chromosome 2, ASM4086904v1, whole genome shotgun sequence includes the following:
- the mtm gene encoding myotubularin-related protein 2, with amino-acid sequence MDKSEVLDKSSSVADKIAAKNASTNSLDTADSKSSSIGSKQGADLGALRDTPFAYLQGEEDQDQKNDVTYVCPFRGPAFGALTITNYRLYFRSLPLRDHEPPVVVDVPLGVIARVEKIGGATSRGENSYGIEIFCKDMRNLRFAHKQQNHSRRTVFEKLQSYAFPLSYSGRLFAFAHAAASGPPPPAAENGWAVYEPLAELRRLGVPNDMWRITKLNEAYSVCDSYPVVWAVPKAASDEFLRRVAQFRSRCRLPVLSWIHPRSQATITRCSQPLVGVGGKRSSDDELHLGYIMEANVQSDKLAIIDARPSANAYANKAKGGGYESEEAYKNVEIHFLDIHNIHVMRESLRKVKEACYPTIDDSKWLSAIDGTLWLKHIKCILAGAVRIVDKVETMSTSVVVHCSDGWDRTAQLTALSMLLLDPYYRTLRGFEVLIEKEWLSFGHKFQQRIGHGDNRHSDADRSPVFLQFIDCVWQVSQQFPNAFEFNEHFLITIVDHLYSCRFGTFLCNTEAERVAEDLKHKTVSLWTYINGSLNQYLNPLAFSQVAQSVLRPIASMRYVKLWKGLYCRWNPSIRPQNRIYHRTRELLALQDQLIKQVSDLRMKINSRQTGQTSTRLASPMH; translated from the exons ATGGATAAGTCGGAAGTACTTGATAAATCAAGCAGTGTAGCTGATAAAATTGCAGCAAAAAATGCTAGCACTAATTCGTTAGATACCGCTGATTCAAAATCCAGTTCAATTGGTTCGAAGCAAGGTGCTGATTTAGGTGCCTTACGAGACACGCCCTTTGCATATCTTCAGGGCGAGGAGGATCAGGATCAAAAGAACGATGTTACATACGTATGCCCATTTCGTGGACCTGCTTTTGGGGCATTAACCATAACTAACTATCGCCTATACTTTCGTTCATTACCATTACGCGATCACGAACCACCCGTTGTTGTTGATGTACCATTAGGTGTTATAGCACGAGTAGAAAAAATTGGTGGTGCAACTTCTCGTGGCGAAAATTCCTATGGAATTGAAATATTTTGCAAGGATATGCGAAACCTGCGTTTCGCCcacaaacaacaaaatcattCAAGGCGAACAGTATTTGAAAAGTTACAGTCCTATGCCTTTCCTTTATCATACAGTGGGCGACTATTTGCGTTCGCACACGCAGCAGCGTCTGGGCCACCACCACCTGCAGCTGAAAATGGTTGGGCTGTATATGAGCCATTAGCTGAACTGCGTCGATTGGGTGTTCCAAATGATATGTGGCGCATAACTAAATTGAACGAAGCGTATAGCGTTTGCGATAGCTATCCAGTTGTTTGGGCCGTACCTAAAGCCGCTTCTGATGAATTCTTGCGTCGAGTAGCACAATTCCGTTCTCGTTGCCGCTTACCCGTGCTTTCGTGGATTCATCCGCGCTCACAAGCAACCATAACACGATGTTCTCAACCGTTGGTTGGCGTTGGTGGCAAACGAAGTTCCGATGACGAACTTCATCTTGGTTATATCATGGAGGCAAATGTACAATCCGATAAACTTGCAATCATAGATGCGCGGCCGAGTGCTAATGCATATGCGAATAAAGCCAAAGGTGGTGGCTACGAATCCGAAGAAGCatataaaaatgttgaaattcACTTTCTAGATATACACAATATACATGTAATGCGTGAAAGCTTAAGAAAGGTAAAGGAAGCATGCTACCCAACAATCGATGATTCCAAGTGGCTTTCGGCTATAGATGGTACATTGTGGCTAAAACATATTAAATGCATATTGGCAGGTGCTGTACGTATTGTAGACAAAGTAGAGACGATGAGCACATCTGTGGTAGTGCACTGTTCGGATGGTTGGGATCGAACTGCTCAATTGACGGCACTGTCTATGCTACTTTTGGATCCTTACTACCGTACGTTAAGAGGATTTGAAGTATTGATTGAGAAAGAATGGCTCTCATTTGGGCACAAATTTCAACAGCGTATTGGTCATGGCGACAATCGGCATTCAGATGCGGATCGTTCACctgtttttttgcaatttattgaTTGTGTTTGGCAAGTTAGCCAACAATTTCCCAACGCCTTTGAATTCAATGAGCATTTTCTAATAACAATCGTAGACCACTTGTATTCCTGTCGTTTTGGCACATTTTTATGTAACACAGAAGCAGAGCGCGTTGCAGAAG ATCTCAAACATAAGACTGTTTCACTTTGGACATACATTAATGGTTCGCTTAATCAATACCTTAATCCACTGGCCTTCTCGCAAGTCGCACAGAGTGTTCTACGTCCAATAGCTAGTATGCGTTACGTAAAACTATGGAAAGGTTTGTATTGTCGATGGAATCCCAGCATTCGACCTCAAAATCGTATATATCATCGCACACGTGAGCTACTTGCGCTACAGGATCAACTTATAAAGCAGGTTAGCGATTTGCGCATGAAGATAAATTCTCGTCAAACCGGACAAACATCGACCCGCTTGGCATCGCCAATGCACTAA
- the LOC137239905 gene encoding uncharacterized protein, with translation MQWWGHQEHVILGERVCETGENSCVPEPENFLPRRKTGGGQNPVAELTDFEQQALEVFGIAAVEGHSTSRLVFQNANNAENVPPTPEELPVEIPLPAFPEDPNDFASFCLVVSESPSRTSSRPVTPNTVPRNPVARNSAAPSADTPRQVLLPTYATEEGAPGMKF, from the exons ATGCAATGGTGGGGCCATCAAGAACATGTGATACTTGGAGAGAG AGTTTGCGAAACTGGCGAAAACAGTTGCGTTCCCGAGCCCGAAAATTTTCTGCCGAGGAGAAAGACAGGTGGTGGACAAAATCCTGTGGCAGAGCTGACTGACTTCGAGCAGCAAGCGTTAGAGGTGTTTGGGATTGCTGCTGTCGAGGGCCACTCAACCTCACGGCTCGTCTTCCAG aacGCCAACAATGCCGAAAATGTTCCTCCAACGCCAGAAGAATTACCAGTGGAGATTCCACTACCTGCTTTTCCGGAAGATCCGAACGACTTTGCCTCGTTTTGCTTAGTGGTAAGTGAATCACCTAGTCGAACTTCCTCACGTCCTGTTACTCCCAATACTGTGCCACGCAATCCTGTTGCGAGAAATTCTGCGGCGCCGAGTGCTGATACGCCCAGACAAGTTTTGTTGCCAACATACGCAACAGAAGAAGGGGCGCCAGGGATGAAATTTTAG